TTTCCGGAGAACGCCAGTCGGGCTGGGGGATAATCCCCACACGGAAGCCCTCGGCTTCCAGGACACGGCCGATAATAGCCGTTCCAAAAGAGGGGTGATCAACATAGGCGTCGCCGCTTACCAGGATAAAATCGCAGCGGTCCCATCCGCGGTCCGCCATTTCCTGAGCTGTACAGGGCAAAAAAGGTATCATTCAGGGGCAAGTATGACAAAAAAAGAGAGAATTATCCAGAGACGGCCCTAGATCCTTTCCAGTTTCTCCTTTGTATGTTCGTCTCTGACATCCCCGGTATTCAGTGTTCCTGCAGGTTCAAACATCATGATACAGGCTTCGGAATCCGCGTGAGGACGATGAAGAACCCCCCGGGGCACAACGATCAGATCTCCCTCTCCAAGGGGCACCTGCCGATCTTCGAAATCCATTCGGATGGTCCCCTGGACCACGAGGAAGAGCTCGTCCGTCTCCTCGTGCCGGTGCATGGGAAAATCCCCTTCGATCCGGGCTATCTTTACCTGGTACTCATTAACCTGGGCAATTATCCTGGGA
This genomic window from Marispirochaeta aestuarii contains:
- a CDS encoding cupin domain-containing protein, which produces MDRINLQQKFSLFTEQWDPRIIAQVNEYQVKIARIEGDFPMHRHEETDELFLVVQGTIRMDFEDRQVPLGEGDLIVVPRGVLHRPHADSEACIMMFEPAGTLNTGDVRDEHTKEKLERI